A DNA window from Bradyrhizobium barranii subsp. barranii contains the following coding sequences:
- a CDS encoding CopG family transcriptional regulator, protein MVSNVHEIRPKPSDSEKITINLGFVDLGQVDLMVQEGFYSNRTDFIRTAIRNQLERHADVVKQSTVRKSLDLGLRNYSREDLEAARRAGEMLHINVLGLATIAQDVTPELARATIASVSVLGALHASPAVKSALADRTR, encoded by the coding sequence ATGGTCAGCAATGTGCACGAAATCCGACCAAAGCCCTCCGACTCGGAAAAAATCACGATCAATCTTGGCTTTGTCGATCTCGGTCAGGTCGATTTGATGGTGCAGGAAGGCTTCTACTCGAACCGCACGGATTTCATCCGGACCGCGATCCGCAACCAGCTCGAACGCCATGCCGACGTGGTCAAGCAGTCCACGGTGCGAAAGAGCCTGGACCTGGGCTTGCGAAACTACAGCCGCGAGGATCTCGAGGCGGCGCGGAGGGCGGGGGAGATGCTGCACATCAATGTTCTGGGTCTCGCCACCATCGCGCAGGACGTCACGCCCGAGCTTGCCCGCGCGACGATTGCATCGGTCTCTGTGCTCGGGGCCCTGCATGCCAGTCCGGCAGTCAAGTCCGCTCTCGCCGACAGAACGAGGTAA